The DNA segment GGCGGTCACGGACCGCATCAACCGCATCGCTGCCGCGTTTCCCGTAGGCATGTACAAATGCCTGCCGCACCGCCTCGTTCAGAGACTGTTCCGTTTTCAGAACCTGCCAGGGATGAATCATGGAATAAGGGATGTCTCAGGAATATCCTCGATAAATATCCAGCCTTCCCGCTGTGCCAGTGCCCGCATACCGGGCGCTTCAAGCGCGTAGTGGGTCGCCTCGATACAGGGAATCGGCGACTCGCGGGCGATGTTGTACTTCAGTTCGGAGGCAAGATACGCTTCTGCACCAAGCTCTGCTGCTTCTTCGATCAGTTCCCAGTCAAAGGCCGAACCGCCCGCAACCGCAAGCCGGGTCACCTCGCTCACATCACCCCAGACACGAAGACCGCAGCCGAGAATCTCCGCAATCTCCGGAAACGATTTTGTCATCGTGCCGACGATCTCAAGCGATCCCTTCACGCGGTCGGTCAGGCCGAGCACATCCGCAAGTGCGTCATTGATGCCGCCGTCCGCATGGTCGAAGTTCGTGTGCATTGCATACAGATTGATATTCTGTGCAAGAAGCGGCCGGGCGATATCCGCGTTCCTGCCGCAGATACCGTGCATCGGTGCCCAGAACGCCGGATGGTGTACCACCAGCGCATCAACTCCGAGTTCTGCTGCCATCTCCGCAACATGGGGTGTTGCATCCAGAGCGCAGGCAACCGTCTCAATATTTGCCGTCCCTTCCAGAATCAGACCGATACGACCGCAGTCAAACTCCTCTGCAAGGGCCGGCGGAGCGATGGTCTCAAGTTTTTGGATGAACTCACCGAGGTACATTAGGTAGATATTGGCTCTGCAGGATTAATAAGTCACTTTATATACATGGAACGGGGAGATATTAGACAATATGTACAAATCCATCGACGATATTAACGAACGTATCCGCGATGGAAGTGTGCGGGTTGTAACAGCCGAAGAGATGCCGGACATCGTTGACGAACTTGGCGTGTCCGGAGCACTCCGGGAAGTGGATGTTGTCACAACCGGCACCTTCGGCGCGATGTGTTCATCAGGGGCATTCCTCAACTTTGGACATCCGGAGATTCCCATTCGGATGGAGAAGATGTGGCTCAACAATGTTGAGGCATACGCAGGGGTTGCGGCGGTTGACTGCTATCTCGGGGCAACACAGGAGTCAACAACCCGCGGAACCGATTACGGCGGGGCTCATGTGATTGAAGATCTGATCGCAGGACGGTCGGTTGAGCTGCATGCCCGTGCCAAAGGCACGGACTGCTACCCCCGCCAGTCCATCACCAACGAGTTCACCTTATCCGATCTTAATCAGGCGATCATGGTCAACCCGCGGAACTCCTACCAGTGCTATAACGCGGCAACGAACATGGGAGACCATCCGGTGAAAACCTATATGGGGTATCTCCTGCCCGGCCACCGCAACATCACCTACTCGGGAGCGGGAGCTCTTTCGCCTCTGCCAAACGATCCGACCTTTTCGGTGATCGGATCCGGAACGCCGATCTTTTTGGGCGGTGCAAACGGGACCGTCGTCGGGGAAGGAACCCAGCACTCCCCCGGCGCGGGATTCGGTACGCTGATGACCACCGGCGACATGAAGGAAATGTCAACCGACTACATCCGCGCAGCAACGATGACCGGATACGGGGTAACGATGTATGTGGGTGTGGGCGTCCCGATCCCGCTGTTAACCGAAGAGATCGTAAAGCACACCGCGGTACGGGATGAGGATCTCAAAACCAGCATCGTGGACTACGGCACACCGGTCCGTGACCGGCCGGTGGTGCGCGAGGTAACGTATGCGGAGCTGAAGAGCGGGTCGGTTGAGATCGACGGCGAGGAGATCAGAACATCGCCCCTGTCCAGCTACAAGAAGGCACGCGAGATTGCAGGCGAGCTGAAGGGAAGAATTGAAGCGGGAACGTTTACAATGGCGCTTGCAACCCGCCCGATCAATGCAACGAAGAGGAACAGACCGATGGCCGAACACGGGGTTGTCCGCCGCGTGAGTGAGATGATGGTCGGAACCTTTGTGACCATCACCGGCGAAGAAAGCGTCAAGGAGGCGGCAAACCGTCTGCTGAAAGGAAACACGAACCACCTGCCGGTGATCGATGCCGAGAACCGGCTGATCGGTATTGTGACGACGTTTGATATCTCCAAAGCGTTCGCCCGCGATGAGGAGGATCAAAAAGTGTCGGAGATTATGACCCGCAGCGTGATTACGGCACTGCCGGACGAGCCGGTGGATCTTGCCGCACGCAGACTGCAGCAGAACAACATCGGAGCACTCGTGGTTATTGACACGGCAAAGAAGGTGCTCGGCATGCTGAACTCCTATGATCTCGGCGATCTGGTAGGAGAGAGGTGGCACAAATGAAACTGATGGTAACCTTTGACAGCGACGGAGTGCAGGAAGCAAACATTGCGAATGCCATTCTTGCTTCCGGGGTTCCGGTGAATGTGGAACGTGCGCAGATCGACGGTGATGACGGCTGGACACTGCTGGATGTGAAGGATGAGGATGCGGAGAAGTTCATCGAGGCACTGAAGCATCCGGGTGTTACGGTAAAAATTCAGCGGGATGCGGTTTCCCACAACCGGACGGAGTGTGTTGACTGCGGTCTGTGCATCAGCATCTGCCAGAAAAAGGTGTTTTCCTTTGATGACTCCTGGCAGCTGCAGGTGAACTCGGAGCGCTGTGTTCTGTGCGGGCGGTGTGTGATGTACTGTCCGCAGCGTGCGTTAAGTCTGCAGAAATGATTCGTGAACATTTCGAGTTTCGCGAGACGATTACAACGATCCTCGCCGAGGATCCCGCCCATATTGCGGCGGCAAAGGCGGGGATGCTTGCAGGCCGGGCGGACCTTGAGTCCTATATCCGTGCCGATCCTTTTTTTGGAACCTCCTACTCACCGGTGCTGGTGGAATCCGACGCACCGCTGATTGTGCAGCGGATGGCGGCAGCCGCCGCCGAGGCGGATGTAGGGCCGATGGCTGCGGTTGCGGCGGCGGTGGCGTGGGCAGGAGTAGAGAGTATGGCTGCGGAGGGTGCCGCGTTTGGTCTGATTGACAACGGCGGTGATATCGTGTTTACCGCAGCCGACCGGCCGGTGCGTGCAGGTCTGTATGCGGGCACAGCCCCGGTATCCGGGAAATATGCATTTGTCCTGCCCCCTGCCCCCGGTATCCGGGCGGTGTGCACCTCGTCTGCGACGGTCGGGCCGTCGGTTTCCTTCGGGGTTGCGGACGCGGTGGTGGTGTTTTCCCGCGACCCGGCAAAAGCGGATGCCTGGGCAACGGGACTGTGCAATGAACTCCGGCCAACGGACGAAGGGATCATACTGCCGGACGGAACGGCGGTTGACGCGGTGTATGCGGTTATCGGGGACTGGACTGCGGCATGGGGAGAAGTACCCGAGATGGTTCCTGCTGCCGTCCGCTATGATATGATTACGAAAGGAGAGTAGGATTATGCCGAGCAGTGCTCGCGGGCAAAGGCTGCGGCACGGTCGTATGCCCCCTCTCCGGTAAAGGCTGCGAGGATCTTTTCCCCGTCCCAGACCCCGATGAAAAACAGTTTTCTGGATGGATCAAATCCCATTATCAGCTCCGCAAGTTCAACCGGCAGTATTTTGATGCCGTGCAGAAGCTGCGAGGACGGTTCGAGCAGGAGAATATCGTACACATCAAGGTCGGGGACTTCGTTAAAGGCATACATGTAGGCCTGCGCTGCATTCATCAGATCGGAGGTGCAGAGCTGAACTGCAACATCCGGATCGAGTTCATGCAGCAGCCGGGCAAGTTCTGCATCATCGTCTTCGCAGGCATCGTAGAGGGAGTCGGCCAGAGACGTCAGCTCTGCATAGTCAGAGAGCCCGGCCATACTCCTCCCTTTGGCACACACCAGTCATCACAATCATTTGCTGTGTAGTATTCGTCTCTCTCAGATGAATAATCTATGCCGGCCGTCCCTGTTTTCGGACAAATGTATGATCCTTCAGGAGTTTTTCATACTTCCGCAGCAGATCCCTGTCGTCCATGGAAAGGTTTCCTCCTGAGTCAATGGCCTGTTTGAGCAGGTCATCGTTATTGTCCAGAACCGCAAGAAAGAGGTCGATGCTGGGATCCTCCACCCCTTTTTTCTCTTTGAGGTAACGGAGCGCGTCCCTGACGTAGTCATCATTGTAGGTGATCCGGTCTTTTACTGCAGTAACAGCGGTCTTCGACAGCCGTTCCACACTGTCTCCGGAGATTTCAGGAAGCATGGTATAGATGTTGTTTTTCAGGCTCAGCAGTTCGTCATGGTACTGTCTGCTGATTCTGCTGAGTTCTTTTTCAGCGTTATGGGCAGCAAAGCCAATGGTGATACCGTCCTGTCGGTTGAGAATGATCAAAAGCTCCACATGCAGTACGGTTTTGTCACCGTTCCGATTAATCAGATATTCTATCGCAAGCCATGTGGGACTTAAGAGGAAGTCACTGATGATCTGTTTTTCCGCGTCGAATCCGAGATTTTTCATGTCGTTGCGGTACGACGATTTGGTAATGATGGATTTGAGGACGGTATCAAGTTTTACTAGATCTTCTTTGGTGTCCTCGCGTGTGCGGTGTTCAAACTCCTGTAGTTTTTTGTTTTGGGTGAATCCGTAGATACTGGAGATGATGCTGACTACAAGGGAGGTGAATGCAACAACAACGGTGAGTTCCATATGTATGACAGTTGCATTTGGCAGTGATAAGGGGGTTGTTTGTGACAAAATGCAGGATGCAACCATGCAACCTTAATCTCTTCTGCGTTCAAATTGTTACCTCATGAAGGATGAGGGGACGACCCGCACCGGGGAATGGAGCGGTCACCAAAAGGACTGCGACACTGACTGGGCACTCTACCACATGTTGACCGATGAAAAGCCGGTGATGATTGCAGAGCTGGCGGAGCGGTCGGGATGGAGTCGGGACGTTGTGGAGGCGTCCCTGTCCCGGCTTGAAAACAACTGCCTGATTGCAGTTATGGGCGAGTCGGTCAGTCTCCTGAGTTTATCGGACATGCTGATGCTGAATGAGATGATGCATGCCCCTGATATGCCGGTCTATATTGAAAACGGAGTTATCAAGGCGAAGAAACAATGCTGAAACCAGAATCCTATATCCTACGAATCGGCCACCGGCCGGAACGCGACCAGCGGGTAACGACGCACGTCGGACTGAGTTCCCGGGCGCTCGGGGCGAGCGGCATGTATCTTGCCGCTGATGATCAGAAAGTTGCCGACAGTATTGCAGATGTTGCGCACCGGTTCGGCGGTACCTACTTCTGCGAGAACAATGTGAAGTGGAAAAGCTGCATCAATACGTTCAAGAGAAACGGCGGGAAGGTTGTGCATCTGACTATGTACGGCCTGCGGCTACAGGATGTAATTCCCAAAATCCGGACCGAGGAAAAAATTCTGGTCGTGGTGGGTGCTGAAAAAGTGCCGGGAGATATGTACGAGCTTGCCGACTACAATGTAGCGGTTGCCAATCAGCCGCACTCGGAGATTTCGGCTCTTGCACTGTTTCTGGATCACCTGTACGAAGGTGCGGAACTGGAGCTGACATTTCCGGATGCAGAACTGGAAGTACTGCCGACCGCGATTGGCAAGACAACCGTCAAGCACGATGAACACCACGGTGACGAAGCGTGAGTCCGTCGGTACTGGTTGCCGGATACACAACCCGTCACGTGGCAAAGTCTGCGGCGCGGGCCGGATATGAGGTGTATGCGGTGGATCACTTCTGTGATCAGGATCTGCTCTGGTGTACAAAGGATGTGATAGCGTTTGACGAGCTGGACGAACTGCCGTTTGCTCTTGAGGAGATGCTTGCCCGGCATCAGATCGACTGCGTGGTGACAACGTCGGGTGCGGAACTTCTGGACGTGCCAAACCGGCTGGGTACCGCCCCGGAGGTTGCAGCACGGTTCATGGACAAGGGAAAAACCCAGGAGTTTTTTGAGTATCTCGGTGTTCCGGTGCCACGGAGACTTTCCGATGGTGAGTATCCGGCAATGATGAAGACGCTGTCGGGTGCGGGCGGCTGGCGGAATGCGGTCGTCCGAAATGATGCAGAGCGCGCATGCTGGGAGGAGTTTGCGGATCACGAGCCGTTTCTGATGCAGGAGGTGATTGCAGGTGTTCCGGCAAGTGTGTCCTGTGTCGGAACCGGGACTTCCGCAAAAGCAGTTGCGGCGAACGAACAGA comes from the Methanocorpusculum vombati genome and includes:
- a CDS encoding 4Fe-4S binding protein, which gives rise to MKLMVTFDSDGVQEANIANAILASGVPVNVERAQIDGDDGWTLLDVKDEDAEKFIEALKHPGVTVKIQRDAVSHNRTECVDCGLCISICQKKVFSFDDSWQLQVNSERCVLCGRCVMYCPQRALSLQK
- a CDS encoding tRNA (cytidine(56)-2'-O)-methyltransferase produces the protein MLKPESYILRIGHRPERDQRVTTHVGLSSRALGASGMYLAADDQKVADSIADVAHRFGGTYFCENNVKWKSCINTFKRNGGKVVHLTMYGLRLQDVIPKIRTEEKILVVVGAEKVPGDMYELADYNVAVANQPHSEISALALFLDHLYEGAELELTFPDAELEVLPTAIGKTTVKHDEHHGDEA
- a CDS encoding UPF0280 family protein encodes the protein MIREHFEFRETITTILAEDPAHIAAAKAGMLAGRADLESYIRADPFFGTSYSPVLVESDAPLIVQRMAAAAAEADVGPMAAVAAAVAWAGVESMAAEGAAFGLIDNGGDIVFTAADRPVRAGLYAGTAPVSGKYAFVLPPAPGIRAVCTSSATVGPSVSFGVADAVVVFSRDPAKADAWATGLCNELRPTDEGIILPDGTAVDAVYAVIGDWTAAWGEVPEMVPAAVRYDMITKGE
- a CDS encoding homocysteine biosynthesis protein, with the protein product MYKSIDDINERIRDGSVRVVTAEEMPDIVDELGVSGALREVDVVTTGTFGAMCSSGAFLNFGHPEIPIRMEKMWLNNVEAYAGVAAVDCYLGATQESTTRGTDYGGAHVIEDLIAGRSVELHARAKGTDCYPRQSITNEFTLSDLNQAIMVNPRNSYQCYNAATNMGDHPVKTYMGYLLPGHRNITYSGAGALSPLPNDPTFSVIGSGTPIFLGGANGTVVGEGTQHSPGAGFGTLMTTGDMKEMSTDYIRAATMTGYGVTMYVGVGVPIPLLTEEIVKHTAVRDEDLKTSIVDYGTPVRDRPVVREVTYAELKSGSVEIDGEEIRTSPLSSYKKAREIAGELKGRIEAGTFTMALATRPINATKRNRPMAEHGVVRRVSEMMVGTFVTITGEESVKEAANRLLKGNTNHLPVIDAENRLIGIVTTFDISKAFARDEEDQKVSEIMTRSVITALPDEPVDLAARRLQQNNIGALVVIDTAKKVLGMLNSYDLGDLVGERWHK
- a CDS encoding ATP-grasp domain-containing protein codes for the protein MSPSVLVAGYTTRHVAKSAARAGYEVYAVDHFCDQDLLWCTKDVIAFDELDELPFALEEMLARHQIDCVVTTSGAELLDVPNRLGTAPEVAARFMDKGKTQEFFEYLGVPVPRRLSDGEYPAMMKTLSGAGGWRNAVVRNDAERACWEEFADHEPFLMQEVIAGVPASVSCVGTGTSAKAVAANEQILRGGDSCAYAFSGSVTPCIHPMAGRMMETAEKIVAASGCVGSVGVDFVLTETEAYAIEVNPRFQGTVETVETATGVNLFRLHADACRGILPDVVPEPEQFCVRKILAAPEPLVMRADMQDLAGTITDIPHPGTVFEEGEVMFSVLGCGPSREEAFVSLDKHITGAVQRIKT
- a CDS encoding Nif3-like dinuclear metal center hexameric protein, with the translated sequence MYLGEFIQKLETIAPPALAEEFDCGRIGLILEGTANIETVACALDATPHVAEMAAELGVDALVVHHPAFWAPMHGICGRNADIARPLLAQNINLYAMHTNFDHADGGINDALADVLGLTDRVKGSLEIVGTMTKSFPEIAEILGCGLRVWGDVSEVTRLAVAGGSAFDWELIEEAAELGAEAYLASELKYNIARESPIPCIEATHYALEAPGMRALAQREGWIFIEDIPETSLIP